In Bradyrhizobium sp. 1(2017), one DNA window encodes the following:
- the hemH gene encoding ferrochelatase, protein MTVASIAAATPSVRSDLPRVGVLLINLGTPDTADAPGVRVYLKEFLSDARVIEDQGLVWKLVLNGIILRSRPRTKALDYRKIWNNERNESPLKTITRSQADKLAAALSDRSHVVVDWAMRYGNPSIKAGIDALIAKGCERILAVPLYPQYSASTSATVCDEVFRVLARLRNQPTLRVTPPYYEDAAYIEALASSIEAHLATLPFKPELIVASFHGMPKSYVDKGDPYQSHCVATTAALRRRLGMDETKLLLTFQSRFGNDEWLQPYTDKTMERLAKEGVRRIAVVTPGFSADCLETLEEIAQENAEIFKHNGGEEFSAIPCLNDSVSGMDVIRALVLRELQGWI, encoded by the coding sequence ATGACTGTTGCCTCCATTGCAGCTGCAACGCCCTCCGTCCGGTCCGACCTGCCGCGCGTCGGGGTGCTTCTGATCAATCTTGGAACGCCCGATACGGCCGATGCGCCGGGCGTGCGGGTCTATCTGAAGGAGTTCCTGTCGGATGCCCGTGTCATCGAGGACCAGGGCCTGGTCTGGAAGCTGGTGCTGAACGGAATCATCCTGCGCAGCCGTCCCCGCACCAAGGCGCTCGACTACCGCAAGATCTGGAACAACGAGCGGAACGAGTCGCCGCTTAAGACCATCACGCGCTCGCAGGCCGACAAGCTCGCGGCCGCGCTGTCGGACCGCAGCCACGTCGTCGTGGACTGGGCGATGCGCTACGGTAATCCCTCGATCAAGGCAGGCATCGACGCGCTGATCGCGAAAGGCTGCGAGCGCATCCTCGCCGTTCCCTTGTATCCGCAATATTCCGCTTCGACCTCGGCAACCGTCTGCGACGAGGTGTTCCGCGTGCTGGCACGTCTGCGCAACCAGCCGACACTGCGGGTGACGCCGCCCTATTACGAGGACGCCGCCTATATCGAGGCGCTCGCGAGCTCGATCGAGGCGCATCTGGCGACGCTCCCCTTCAAGCCGGAATTGATCGTCGCGTCCTTCCACGGCATGCCGAAATCCTATGTCGACAAGGGCGATCCGTACCAGAGCCATTGCGTCGCCACGACCGCGGCGCTGCGCCGCCGGCTCGGCATGGACGAGACGAAGCTGCTGCTGACCTTCCAGTCCCGCTTCGGCAATGACGAGTGGCTCCAGCCCTACACCGACAAGACCATGGAGCGGCTCGCGAAAGAGGGCGTGCGCCGCATCGCGGTGGTGACGCCGGGCTTCTCGGCCGACTGCCTGGAGACGCTGGAGGAGATCGCGCAGGAGAATGCCGAGATCTTCAAGCACAATGGCGGCGAGGAGTTTTCCGCGATCCCCTGCCTCAACGACAGCGTATCAGGCATGGACGTGATCCGCGCCCTCGTGCTGCGCGAGCTTCAGGGCTGGATCTGA
- a CDS encoding ABC transporter substrate-binding protein: protein MNRRECLALLGVIAALPVSAKAQQPGATRRLGVLSVTAAEDAIGQARSTILVEALAGQGWKERDNLRIDWRSGGGDRTRIARLADELVALKPDILLAVGTPSVEELRQRTTTIPIVFAVVTDPVSQGFVKNLAHPGGNVTGFTDYDGPLAGKWLEMLTQVTPPVRRVFVVYNPATAPFAPLMLRTVEEAAKTLHVTVEPAPVNDAASIAALALHKDGGLLVLPDFFTMANRAQLLAAIGEARLPAVFWSRTFVEEGGLMSYSTDSAEQLRRAASYIDRILRGAQAADLPVQNPTRFELTINLKTAKVLGVSLSAGLLAIADNVIE from the coding sequence GTGAATCGCCGCGAATGTCTGGCGCTTCTTGGGGTGATCGCGGCGCTGCCGGTCTCGGCGAAGGCGCAGCAGCCGGGAGCGACACGCCGGCTCGGCGTGCTCTCGGTCACCGCCGCCGAGGATGCGATCGGGCAGGCGCGCAGCACCATCCTGGTCGAGGCGCTCGCCGGCCAGGGCTGGAAGGAGCGGGACAATCTGCGGATCGACTGGCGCAGCGGCGGCGGCGACCGGACGCGGATCGCGCGTCTTGCGGACGAACTGGTCGCGCTCAAGCCCGACATTCTGCTCGCGGTCGGCACGCCCTCGGTGGAGGAACTGCGCCAGCGCACCACCACGATCCCGATCGTGTTCGCCGTCGTCACCGATCCCGTCAGCCAGGGCTTTGTCAAAAATCTCGCGCATCCCGGCGGCAACGTCACCGGCTTCACCGATTACGACGGCCCGCTGGCCGGCAAATGGCTGGAGATGCTGACCCAGGTCACCCCGCCGGTCCGCCGCGTCTTCGTCGTCTACAATCCGGCCACCGCACCGTTTGCGCCTCTGATGCTGCGCACGGTCGAGGAGGCCGCAAAGACGCTCCACGTCACGGTCGAGCCGGCGCCGGTGAACGACGCCGCCTCGATCGCGGCGCTGGCCCTGCACAAGGACGGCGGCCTCCTGGTCCTGCCCGATTTCTTCACCATGGCCAATCGCGCGCAACTGCTGGCGGCGATCGGCGAGGCTCGTCTGCCCGCGGTGTTCTGGAGCCGCACCTTCGTCGAGGAGGGCGGGCTGATGTCCTACAGCACCGACAGCGCCGAGCAACTGCGCCGCGCCGCCTCCTACATCGACCGCATCCTGAGGGGCGCGCAGGCGGCCGATCTACCGGTCCAGAATCCCACCAGGTTCGAGCTGACGATCAATCTGAAGACGGCCAAGGTGCTCGGTGTCTCGCTTTCCGCGGGCCTGCTCGCCATCGCGGACAACGTTATCGAGTGA